The Haloarcula sp. CBA1127 genomic interval GGGCTCGGCCCGGTTCGACGACGGCCACGGCGTCCGGTTCGATGCCCGACAGCGGCCGGGCCACGTCGCCGTAGGATTCGATAACTGCCCGGTCCGTCGCTTCGATATCCGCGGCAACCGACTCCAGCGCTTCGACGTGCATCACCCGCATCAGGTCGTTGAAATCGGCAATCGAAGTCACTCGTGGCGCATCGGCAAGCGGGAGTCGCTCGGCAACGGACTCCGGCAGGTCGACGGTCCCGTTGACGACGTACTCGACGCCCGTTTCGGAACTCGGGCGGCCGACCCGATCGACGACGAACTGCTGGTTTTCCTTGCCAAGCAGGCCCGTCTCAGCCCCCGGTGAGGGATGCCACAGGCGGTGGATTGGGTTGATTTCCTCCGGGGCGACAGCGCTCGGTGACGCGGCCGCGAGGCGCTTGGCGTCCTTGCCGTACAGCCGTCCCTCGTTTGTCGCTCGCTGGTAGTCGTCGTGATCGAACCAGTAGTTGTTGCCCGCTCTGGGCTTGAACCCCTGGGCGCTGGTCCGCTCCAGCAGGCCGACGCTGAACGTGGTCTTGCCCGCGTCGACCCGGTCGCTGCCGGCGACGAGGAGCTTCATGACTCGGCGAGGCCGTACAGCCCGACGACGTCGTCGTCCTGCGGGTCGGCGATGACGAGGTCGTCCTGATTGAAGATCATCCACGGGATGGCCCAGTCGATGAACACCGACTCGTTGGCCTCATTAAGTTGGGCATCTGCCGGGAGACCCTGCAGCAGGCGGGCGATTTCCGGGATGGTGTACAGTTTGTCGGGGTCGAGAATGTCCGCGGGCTCGTGGAGCTCGAACGACAGTATCTCGTCGAACTCCTGCTTGTCGACAGGCATACGCGCCGGTATGCCGAGCGAGTGTGTAAACCCCTCGAACTGGGCGGAACCCATTTACTCGCTGGGCCGGATTATACAGTAATGGCCACGCTGCTCGTTGCGTACGCCTTTCTTCTGCTTGCTGTGGCCGTTGTCCTCGGGACGCTATCGGTGTACGCGTGGGGGCGGCGCGACTACACCGGTGGGACCGCACTCGCGGTTCTGCTCGCCGGCCTCTCGATCTGGGACCTCTGTGTTGCGGCC includes:
- a CDS encoding DUF5827 family protein gives rise to the protein MGSAQFEGFTHSLGIPARMPVDKQEFDEILSFELHEPADILDPDKLYTIPEIARLLQGLPADAQLNEANESVFIDWAIPWMIFNQDDLVIADPQDDDVVGLYGLAES